CCACGACGACCGCGACCCGCACGGCGACTCCGACCCCGACCGCCACGACGACCGCGACCGTGACCGTGACCGTGTCGCCGACCGCAACCCCGGTTCCGACCGCGACCGTGTCAGCCACCGCGACGCCCGTTGCGTCGCCGACCGCGACCGGCACGCCGACGAGCGTTCCGACGAGTACGGCCACGGGCACGCCGATCCCGACCCCGACCGCCACGCCGAGCCCGCCACCGACGCCGCTCGTCACCGCGACCTCAACGCCGGGGGCGACCGCGACGGCCGTCCTGACGCCGAGCCCGCAGCCGACGCTCGGCGATTGCGGCGGCGCCCCCGATGCCGACGGCGACGGCCTCCGCAACGACTGTGACGACGTCGACGCCGACGTCTTCGTGCGTCGGGCCCGCATCCGCGGCGGCAAGCCGACCAAGGGCGAGATCCTCGCCAAGGGGGAGATCGCGCTCGCTCCCGACGCGCCCTTCGACCCCCTCCTCGGGGTCGAGGTCCAGGTCGTCGATACCCTCGCCCTCGATCGCCAGTTCACGTTCGCCCCGGCACAATGCTCGGCGCTCCGGAGTGGGCGCATCATCTGCAAGGCGGAAGACGGTCAGGCGACCGCGCGTTTCGATCCGCTGCGGGCGAAGCCGGGACGGATGCGCTTCGATCTACGCTTCGAGCGCCTGACGCTGACGGAGCCGTTCGCGCCCGCCCTGCTCGTCCGGATCACGACCGATCCCGCGAGCGCGCCGGTGGGCGTCGATCGGGTGGGCAGTCTCGCGAGCTGTCGGGTCACCATCAAGGCGCTGCTCTGCGTCGCCAAACCCTGACCCCGGTTGGGCGCGGCTCGCGGCGTCAGTGCGTCGTCGTCTCGGCGGTGAAGATGAGGGTGGACGGACGCCCGTCGGCGCCGACGGTCACGATGTGGAGACGTCCGTCACGCCGCTCGAGCGCCTTCGCGCCGCCGAGCGTGGCGAGGAAGCGCCGCTCGATCCCGGCGCCCGGTTCGGGGCACATCATGCGCGTCACCGTGATCGCTCCGACCGCGATGGCGCCGCGGCCGGGACGTTGTTCGACCGGAGCGCTGTAGCGGTTGCAGGCGCTCCGCCCCCGGAAGCTTCCCGCCGCGTAGCGCAGCGACACCTGCGGCGTCGGCGCGGCCGGTTCGCCCTCGCGCCACGCGGCGAGCACCCACGAAGTCCCCGCCAGGGTCGCGAGCTCGACCGGGGCCGCAGCGCCGGCCGCGCCCGTGGCGGGGCGAGCGGCGGGGCGACAGCCGAGCGCGAGAGCGGTCGCCACGAGCAGAAGCGCCCCACAAGCATGGCGCGCCGTCACGGCGCCTTCGTCGGCTGCGGCGCCTTTGGTACGAGGTCTATCAGTCGGGGCTCGAACCGCTCGTTCAACCCCACCTGGGCCACCACGCTGCCGCTGCGGGCCTCGCGGCGCGGGTCGTCCTCCGGGAGGTACATGCGCTCGATCCCGTAGATCACCCGGCCGTCCGCGTCGAGACGCCCCATGATCCAACGACCGCCTTCTCCACGATCCGGGGGATCCAGGCGGCAGCCGACCGCCCCGGATGGGATCACCGGCCCGGCAGCGGTCGGGATCGATTCGCCGCTCGGCGCGAGCCGGACCCAGACGGGAGTCCGGCCGCGTGCCTCGGGCGGGACCTTGCAGGCGTCCGCGTTTGCCGCGTCGGCAATCGCGTAGCGCAAGGCGACGAAATGCCCGCTCAGGAGATCGCGCGGATCCACGGGTTCGGTCGCGAGCCACACGGTCTCCACGTTGCGATGCGACGTCAGGAGCCGCGCTCCCCAGGCCGCGAAGAAGGCCAACTGCAGCGCCAGGGCGATGCGGAGCCAGCCCGTCACGCGAGCCCTCCGGACGGGGTGGCGAGCAGTCGGCGCCGCGTCCGCTCGAGCGCCCAGGCGAGCGCTGCCAGCAGGCAGCCGGCGACGATGAAGCCGAGGCCGCTCCGGAACATGTTGCCGAAGACGTCGAGAAAGCGCGTCACGAGGACCGCGATCAACACCAGCACGCCGAGATTCACCTGCGCCGCCTCGTGCACGAGCGAGCCGTGCCACATGAGCCCAACGGCGATGGCGACGAGCAGCACATTCATGACGCCGCCCGCGAGCCACACGTGCGTCGCGTCGTCCCCGAGGTACGCCGTCGCGACCACGAGCGGCGTGATCGTCATCGCTTTCGCCCCGAAGGCCCACCCGCGATGTGGGCTGAGCCGCGTCGCAGGTGACAGCAGCACCGTCGCCGCGGCGACCAGCGCGGCACCGCATGCCACGACGAGGCCGAGCCTCGTCGTCGTGCCCGAGGCGGCCTCGTTCAAGTGCCAGGTGAAGGTCAGCCCGTAGAGCATGGTGAGCCAGACGCCGATGCTCGCCGCCCGCTCCTCGAAGCTCGTGTCGAGCGCGCTCATCACCGCGACCCAAAGGGTCACCAGCGCGAGCGCCCCGAAGACGAGCCACCCTTCGTGGTGCAAGCGGAACGGGGTTGCGGTGACGAGGAGGCAGAACGTCCACGCC
This genomic window from Deltaproteobacteria bacterium contains:
- a CDS encoding META domain-containing protein, which produces MATALALGCRPAARPATGAAGAAAPVELATLAGTSWVLAAWREGEPAAPTPQVSLRYAAGSFRGRSACNRYSAPVEQRPGRGAIAVGAITVTRMMCPEPGAGIERRFLATLGGAKALERRDGRLHIVTVGADGRPSTLIFTAETTTH
- a CDS encoding GDYXXLXY domain-containing protein, whose product is MTGWLRIALALQLAFFAAWGARLLTSHRNVETVWLATEPVDPRDLLSGHFVALRYAIADAANADACKVPPEARGRTPVWVRLAPSGESIPTAAGPVIPSGAVGCRLDPPDRGEGGRWIMGRLDADGRVIYGIERMYLPEDDPRREARSGSVVAQVGLNERFEPRLIDLVPKAPQPTKAP